Proteins from a genomic interval of Odontesthes bonariensis isolate fOdoBon6 chromosome 7, fOdoBon6.hap1, whole genome shotgun sequence:
- the LOC142384890 gene encoding dynein axonemal intermediate chain 4-like, whose protein sequence is MKRGSPVLNSSPVASSSSGSRSHKVSQSSKHKLANDQKGSQGTHSRTGRGPQKTARVLDADGNDVTPLPLCPVEPGDTPSKSSATLDDIFSGSQHSKSTLSSSRLFCSSTTDSSPLVSLSSKKTLTKETKGILPDLHINLNLPTPCKVPVEGNAEKEQATEETLDEVADIVLSETDTITLLDIPGVWVSEDADDAQRIKKQSAQYAELCKNKMGNEEYVNRSAQTLGGASKTKEIQTTTSIVMDKGTTATTWDIYDSFHGQKKPPEKNEADSPDCAVSSVKKGQERRGGSGSDDTGNSSAIGARLEIKTSGSALEDGPDLEEIMLSESFKNSLSVMERNVLANIFQPKLAAYRQLSILKDPDSEVEPGIEEQCEEDEESSFTPTVERLWAFVSELTKGCDITSMTWNKKNPDILAVGYGDSGYQKPGFICCWSLKNPTWPERVFSCDSSVTSLDFSANDPVRLAVGMHDGSVAIYNTQIEDGRACIASSGDFAKEHMHPVQQVTWTKLGLTLSGEEREEVLFSVSADGRITKWQFCSGRLYHLDLMRQKKIQVDEKRIAGSKKTKDVLSAMNPDLCVNFHPTDSGIYLAGNWDGLIHKCSISFSDHFLETYTKHSGRVNDIEWSPFCPDLFLSCSSDFTIQLWTRHSFTPALSFTSIKSEVYTAQWSPNHCTVFAAMYRQQVEIWDLSSSIMHPTIVHHAAPGVKLTSLLFTTGSDCVLVGDSEGQVTVYKLKNLKSGAGDQVDLLDFIQSVTKQP, encoded by the exons ATGAAGAGAGGAAGTCCTGTGCTTAATTC ATCTCCTGTAGCAAGCAGTAGCTCGGGATCAAGGAGCCACAAAGTTAGCCAAAGTTCAAAACACAAGTTGGCCAATGACCAAAAAGGCAGCCAAGGCACACACAGCCGTACTGGAAGAGGACCCCAAAAAACAGCTCGG GTGCTGGATGCTGACGGGAATGATGTCACCCCTCTACCCCTGTGTCCCGTAGAGCCGGGAGACACGCCGTCCAAATCAAGTGCGACTCTGGATGACATATTTTCCGGATCACAGCACTCAAAATCCACCTTGAGCAGTTCCAG ATTGTTCTGCAGCTCAACTACTGATAGCAGCCCTCTGGTCAGCCTGTCTTCAAAGAAAACCTTGACTAAAGAGACGAAGGGAATTCTTCCTGATCTGCACATCAACTTAAACCTTCCTACTCCCTGCA AGGTGCCAGTGGAAGGAAACGCTGAGAAAGAGCAAGCGACAGAGGAGACGTTGGATGAGGTTGCTGACATCGTCCTTTCTGAGACAGATACCATTACACTGCTGGACATACCTGGGGTCTGGGTCTCAGAGGATGCTGACGATGCACAAAGGATAAA AAAGCAAAGCGCACAATATGCTGAACTTTGCAAGAACAAAATGGGCAACGAAGAGTATGTAAACCGATCGGCACAGACTTTGGGTGGAGCGTCCAAAACCAAAGAGATCCAGACCACCACGAGCATTGTGATGGATAAGG GCACAACTGCTACAACCTGGGACATCTATGATTCTTTCCATGGACAAAAGAAACCCCCTGAAAAAAATGAAGCGGACTCTCCTGATTGTGCTGTGAGCAGCGTAAAAAAAGGTCAAGAGAGGAGAGGGGGGAGTGGCAGCGACGACACAGGTAACA GCAGTGCCATCGGTGCACggttagaaataaaaacaagcgGGAGCGCTTTAGAAGATGGGCCAGACCTGGAGGAGATCATGCTTTCAGAATCGTTCAAAAACAGCTTGTCTGTCATGGAGAGGAACGTCCTGGCAAACATCTTTCAGCCAAAGCTGGCTGCTTATAGGCAGCTGTCCATCCTGAAAG ACCCCGACAGTGAGGTGGAGCCTGGCATTGAAGAGCAGTGTGAAGAGGACGAGGAGAGTTCTTTCACTCCCACCGTGGAACGTCTCTGGGCTTTTGTTTCCGAGCTCACCAAAGGATGCGACATAACCAGCATGACCTGGAACAAGAAGAACCCG GACATCCTGGCAGTAGGCTATGGTGACTCCGGGTACCAGAAACCGGGTTTCATCTGCTGCTGGTCCCTAAAAAACCCTACA TGGCCAGAGCGCGTCTTCTCCTGTGACAGCAGCGTGACGTCCCTGGATTTTTCAGCCAACGACCCCGTCCGGCTGGCTGTGGGGATGCACGACGGCTCCGTGGCCATCTACAACACTCAGATCGAAGACGGGAGGGCATGTATCGCCAGCAGCGG GGACTTTGCCAAAGAGCATATGCATCCAGTGCAACAGGTCACCTGGACTAAACTAGGGCTGACATTATCaggggaggagagggaggaggttCTCTTCTCTGTCTCAGCAGATGGCAGGATTACCAAGTGGCAATTCTGCAGCGGCCGCCTTTATCATTTAG ACCTGATGAGGCAAAAGAAGATTCAGGTTGATGAGAAGAGGATTGCAGGGAGCAAGAAGACAAAAGATGTCCTGTCAGCAATGAATCCTGATCTTTGCGTTAACTTCCATCCAACA GACTCTGGAATCTATCTGGCTGGTAACTGGGACGGCCTCATCCACAAGTGCTCCATTTCTTTCAGCGACCACTTTTTGGAGACTTACACAAAACACAGT GGCAGGGTGAATGACATTGAGTGGTCGCCATTTTGTCCCGACCTGTTCCTTAGCTGCTCCTCGGACTTCACCATCCAGCTGTGGACGCGGCACAGCTTTACCCCTGCGCTGAGCTTCACATCTATCAAGAGTGAAGTGTACACTGCCCAGTGGTCCCCAAACCACTGCACGGTGTTTGCAGCCATGTACAGACAACAAGTCGAGATCTGGGACCTGAGTTCAAGCAT CATGCACCCGACCATTGTGCACCATGCTGCACCTGGTGTGAAGCTGACGTCCCTGCTGTTCACCACAGGATCAGACTGTGTGTTGGTAGGGGACAGTGAGGGCCAAGTGACTGTCTACAAGCTAAAGAACTTAAAGTCTGGAGCAGGCGATCAG